The DNA window CGGCATGAATGAAGCCAGCGCCACCGTGGTGGACAAGCTGGCGATCCACGACAAGCCCGGCGCGCTGGAGCGGATGCTGGAACATTGAGGGCCCGGGCCAGCATTCCGGAACGCGGTATGGCTGGTTGACATGACGGGAAAACTCGTTACGAGTTTTCCCGTTGTGAGCGATGTCGTTTCATTTTCCCGCGCGCTGGCCGATGTCACCCGCTGGCGCATCGTCCGCCTGGTGATGGATGAGGCGCTGTGCGTCTGCGAACTGGCGGACATTCTCGAAATGCCGCAGTCATCCGTTTCCAGCCACGTGCAGGTGATCCGGAAGGCAGGCCTGCTGGAGGATGAGAAGTGCGAGAAGTGGACCTACTTTCGCATCGCGAAAAGCTACCGCGCCCTGATCCGCACGCTGGTGAAAACGCTCGGCGACGACCTCCATCCGGATGATGCGGAGAAGGCCGCGCGCCGCCTCGCCGTCCGCGAGAATTCCTGCTGCCCCGGACCTGTCAAACTTGCCACACGCCGATGATCCTCTCCGAGCTCAAGTCCCTGCTCCGCGACCACGCGGACCGCTTCTTCCGCCTGCAGCTTCCCGATGGCGCGGCGGTGCCGGTTTCATTCCACGTCACCGAGGTCGGGCGGGTGCAAAAGACCTTCCTCGACTGCGGCGGCACCATGCGGGAGTCCGTGACCTGCCAGCTCCAGGTGTGGGTCGGCGAGGACTTCGACCACCGCATCGAGACGGGCAAGATGGCGGCCATCCTCGACAAGGCGAAGGCGTATCTGCCCGACGAATCCGTGCCGGTGGAGATCGAATACGAAGACGGGTTGATTTCCCAATATCCCATCGAAGGCCACGAGGTCACCGGTGAGGCGGTCATCCTGCGGCTCGCGCGGAAACACACCGAATGCCTCGCGCCGGAATTGTGCGGGCTGCCATCGATCAAGCGCCTGCCGTCGATCGGCGGCGGGAATCCCTGCTGCGGCCCTGCCGGGTGCTGTTAGATCGATGAGGAAGGCGCTCGCGGAATGGCTCGGCACCTTCTTCCTCGTCTTCGCGGGGACCGGGGCGATCGTGATCGACCAGGCGAGCGGCGGGGCGATCGGTCATGTCGGGATCGCGCTGACCTTCGGCCTCGTGGTGCTGGTGATGATCCACACCTTCGGCGATGTCAGCGGCGCGCACCTGAATCCGGCGGTCACGCTGGGCTTCGCGGTGGCCGGGCGATTTCCCTGGCGGGACGTGCCGAATTATCTGGCGGCGCAGTTGGCCGGGGCATTTACGGCGAGCGTCCTGCTGAGGCTGATGTTTCCGGGCCCGGGAACCCTCGGGGCCACGCTGCCAGCCGGGAGTGTCGCGCAGAGCTTCATCCTGGAGATCGTGCTCACCGCGGCGCTGATGCTGGTGATCCTCAGCGTCTCCAGCGGCGCGAAGGAAAAGGGGATCACCGCGGGAATCGCGGTGGGAGCCATGGTCGGGCTGGAGGCGATGTTCGCCGGGCCGATCAGCGGGGCGTCCATGAATCCCGCGCGTTCGCTCGCCCCCGCATTGGTGAGCGGCCACGTCCAGCACCTCTGGCTCAACCCCGTGGCTACGATCCTCGGTGCGCTGCTGGCAGTGCCGCTGTGCCGGGCCGTCCGGTCAAGCGACCATCCTTCATGAAACCAACCGTCCTCATCCTCTGCACCGGCAACTCCTGCCGGTCTCACCTCGCTGAAGGCA is part of the Luteolibacter flavescens genome and encodes:
- a CDS encoding ArsR/SmtB family transcription factor, encoding MSDVVSFSRALADVTRWRIVRLVMDEALCVCELADILEMPQSSVSSHVQVIRKAGLLEDEKCEKWTYFRIAKSYRALIRTLVKTLGDDLHPDDAEKAARRLAVRENSCCPGPVKLATRR
- a CDS encoding DUF6428 family protein, encoding MILSELKSLLRDHADRFFRLQLPDGAAVPVSFHVTEVGRVQKTFLDCGGTMRESVTCQLQVWVGEDFDHRIETGKMAAILDKAKAYLPDESVPVEIEYEDGLISQYPIEGHEVTGEAVILRLARKHTECLAPELCGLPSIKRLPSIGGGNPCCGPAGCC
- a CDS encoding MIP/aquaporin family protein is translated as MRKALAEWLGTFFLVFAGTGAIVIDQASGGAIGHVGIALTFGLVVLVMIHTFGDVSGAHLNPAVTLGFAVAGRFPWRDVPNYLAAQLAGAFTASVLLRLMFPGPGTLGATLPAGSVAQSFILEIVLTAALMLVILSVSSGAKEKGITAGIAVGAMVGLEAMFAGPISGASMNPARSLAPALVSGHVQHLWLNPVATILGALLAVPLCRAVRSSDHPS